GGCTGGGAGAATCGTACGCGACGATGCACCAGTATTTTGAAGCAAGCGACATCTGGCTCGACAAGGCGATCGAAACCTGCCTCAAGGCGCTCATGTACGATCCAACTCTGTCGGAGGCGCATTCGGCGCTCGGCCTCGCCTATTTCGACAAGAAGGAGCTCGACGACGGGATCAGGTCGACGCTCAAGGCGATCGAGCTGGACCCGAACAACTACGTGGCCTACTGGATCCTCGGAAGGATCTATCATTCTTCCGATCGCGACCGGGATGCGATTGATGTATTCAAAAAAGCCGTCGCCCTCAACCCCAATTTCTATAACGCGTACAATGATCTATCGATGGTCTACGACGGCCTGGGGGAGAAGGAAAAGTATCAGGAAATGATCAACACTCTGTTGGGGTTCTACCCCCGCTACCTGTCGCACACCCCCGACGACGCACGCGGTCATATGTACTATGCGATCATCCTCGCGCAGGCGAACAGATTTGAAGAGGCAAAAGTGGAAGGGAAAAAAGCGCTCGAATTGAATCCGGGCGACTCCCTTATGATGTACAACGCCGCATGCCTCTATGCCCGCCTGAATGACAAGCGTCTCGCGGTGGAAACGCTCAAGCGCTCGATCGATGCAGGCCAGGAAGACTTCGAGTGGATCAAGCGTGACTCGGATCTGGATTCGATCCGCGACGAGCCCGGATACCTCGAATTGATGAAGGGGAAATAGCCCCCATCGATTCGCCCCGCCTCATGAGCTTCCGCCTCAACGGCAGCACCCTCGCGTTTGTTACATCGAACGAGTTCCCCGATCTGACTCCGGGCGACCGGATTGCCTCCGACGCGATTCGCGCGGAAGGCGGTTCCATTCTCCCGGTCCTCTGGGATGATCCGCATGCCGATTGGCAGAAGTTCGACGCGATCATCATCCGCTCGACATGGGATTACCACCTACGCCCTGCCGAATTCGCCCTCTGGCTTGACTCGCTCCAGCGCCGTCAACTCCCTGTGTGGAACCCGGTCAAAACCCTCCGCTGGAATATGGACAAGCATTACCTCCTCGATGTCGGGAAGAAGGGGGTTCCCATCCCGAAGACGATGTTTCTCGGTTTAGACGAACCGTTCGAGCCGGCGCGGGTAGGCTCGATCCTTGGAACGGGCGATGTGGTCGTGAAGCCCGTGATTTCCGCTTCGGCATGGAACACGTGGCACTGTTCTCTGAAAAAGCTATCCGATCGGGACGCCCAACGCTTATTGACCCTGCACGCCCAATCACCCTTGATGGTGCAGGAATTCATGCCGGAAGTCGGAGCGGAGGGGGAGTGGTCGTTGATATTTTTCGGAGGGCAGTTCAGCCACGCCGTAAGGAAGTACCCTGCCACGGGCGATTTCCGCGTCCAGGAAGCGCTCGGCGGGAGGTCCGAACTCGAGCCCGACCCTCCGCAACAACTTATCCGGCAAGCCGCCGGGGCCCTTGCCGCGATCGACACCCCTCTCTTATATGCCCGCGTCGACGGCGTCGTGCGCAACGGGACTTTCATTCTCATGGAGCTTGAACTGCTCGAGCCCTCGCTCTTCTTCGAGTTGAATCCTTCCGCGGCGGGAATGTTCACCCAGCACGTCGCGGCCGTGTTGCGCCGGTAAGTTGACGTTTTCCGTTCGTTTTGCTATATTCACGCAAGTCTTCACGGTATCCACGATAGATCGCTCACACTTCTTGAGGATTGAACATATGAAACAGACCCGGAATATTATCGGATTCATTCTTGTCGGCGCAGCGATGCTCTTCCTGTTCGGATGCTCTCAACCTCCGAAGGAGGAGGAACAAGCCGCCCGGGTAGCGCTTGATAGCGCACGCACGGCGGAAGCGCCCGCGTACGCCGCGAACGAATGGACCGACGCCGATCAGGGCATGACGGCGGCGGAGGCGAAGATGGAAAGCAAGGATTATGACGAAGCCAAGAGGCTCTTCCTCGACGCCCACGCCAAGGCGGAAATTGCGATCGATGCGGCGGCAAGGGGCAAGGCGCAACTGACGACGGAGGTCGATCAGCTGAAGGAAGCCACGCAGAAAAAGGTGGATGCGGTGAAAGCAGATCTGAAGAAGGCGCAAAAGAAGCTCCCCAAGAAAACCGCGTCTTCGATCGCCGCGACGCTCGGCGAGGCGGAAACGGACAATGCCGATGCGAATCAATTAATCTCGACCGGGAAGCTGATTGACGGGAAGGCCAAGCTTGTTATGGCTTCGGGCAAAGCCGATGAGGCGGCCTCGGCGCTCGCAAGCGCGATCGCTCCGAAACACCCGGCGAAGAAGGCGGTAAAACATGTTGCGAAGAAAACTTCAAAGAAATCGGCAAAAAAGCCCGTCAAACATACCGTGAAGAAAAGGAAATAAGGAGAAGCGTATGGATGCCAATTTCCTTCCGGAGCTGATCTCTCTCGTTCCTCTCGGCATCATGCTCTATTTCCTCTGGAGGGAGAGGAGTCATTTTCGTGCGATGGTCCCCTTTTTCGCCGCGGTGGCCTGCTTTTTCATTGCCAGATTGTCGGAGATGATGATCGAGATCCCGCTCTCACCCGTCGCCCCTCTCGTCACGTCTTCAAGCCTCTATTGGAAATCATTCAACGCCGCCGGCGACGCCGCGGACGTTTCTGCCGTTTGTTTCCTGATCTATGGATTCATCAAGTCTTTGAAGATTCAAAAGACGGAAGAAAAGCATGTCGAAGAGCTTGAAGCCCTGCTTCCCTTGTGCTCGAATTGCAAAAAATATCGCGAGGAAACCGGTCAATGGAAACCGATAGAGAAATATCTCCTGGAACACGGGGGTTCCAAGCTCACGCACGGACTGTGCCCGGAATGCATTCCAAAATTCTTTCCTAAAGCGGTCCAACGCAATTAGACCACGCCCCGTCGCGGCTTCTCCAGCGATTCGAAGGCTCGTTTACGGTAAGTCCGGCGTATCAAGACGAAAGAACAAACCACGAACTTCATCTATCCCAAGAAATAACGAGCCGTGCCAACATGAAATCATTTCTCTTTGTGCTGCTTTTCGTTGCCGCCGGCTGTGGCGGTGGCTACCACGAGATGATAACCTATCGACCTGCCGGAAGTGCGGAATCGCCGTGGCGTGTGGCCGCTACCAGAATCCGCGACTGGGATCGTGTCGAAGTGGTCATAAACGACTCGGTGGTTTGTACCGCGAACATCGGAATCATGGGGAAATCCGACGAGGCAAAAGGAGAATACAGAGGACACAAAGTCATAGCCAATCTGCAAAAGACCGAGGGTTTATCCGGGGAGGGCTTGCGATGTGTTGTGACGATCGACGGAGCGATGGCCGGTAAATTTGAGTGGTAGGAGCAGTTCCAGCGATTTCATCCCCGCCCCCGCTTCAGCTCACCGCCGCAGGGGCTTCTCCAGCGATTGAAAGGCTCGTTTACGGTAGGTCCGGCTCAGGGAGAGCCGAGTCCCGTCCTGCAGATAGACCGCATGGTCCCCGTTGAAATGCGGCCGGAGTTCACGGATCCGGTCGATGCGAACGATGCTCGAGCGGTGGATTCGGACGAAGACGGAAGGATCGAGGCTCTCTTCAAGCGCGGAGATCTTCTCGCGGAGCAGGTGCTTCTTTCCATGGAGTGAGTGCAGTTCCACGTAGTCACCCTCTGCCTGAATCCACTCGACATCCCCAACCGGAAGCACAGTCACCCTCCCCAACGACCTGATGATGAAACGCTCCGTATAGCGCTCTCCCCGGGGCTTGACGCTCTCGAGAAGATCGAGCATCTTCGCTCCCAGATCATCCGGCCTGGAAGTCGTAGCCATCCTTCGGGCCCGGTCGAGCGCCTCGCGAAACCGGGCGGCGTTCAGAGGCTTCAACAAGTAGTCGATCGCGTGCACCTGAAACGCTCTGAGCGCGTGAAGATCGTAAGCGGTCACAAACACGATCACCGGCATCTTATCCGCTCCGATCGCCTCGATCACCCCGAACCCGTCCAACCCCGGCATCTGCACGTCGAGGAAGACCAGATCGGGCCGCTTATTCTGAATTTCCTCCACCGCTTCCAACCCATCGGCACACTCACCGGCGATTGTAATATCCGGCTCATTCCTCAGTAGCGATCGAATTCCTTTCCGGGCAAGCGGTTCATCGTCTATGATTAACGCTTTCAATCGCGGCTCGCTCATGATGGGGTTGTCTCCGGCCTCGGTCGGAAAGGTAGGACGATCTCCACCACAAACCCACCCTCATCGAGCGCAGACATGGTCAACGTGTGATCCGATCCGTAGAGGTGCTGGAGTCGCGCCCGCGTGTTCGTGAGCCCGATTCCCATGCCGGATCCGGCCCGGCTCGTTCCGCGCATTCCGGGGCCGGTGTCCCTCACCGAGAGTTCGAGCTGCCCGTTGCGGCGGCGGGCGGTGATCCCGATGGTGCCGGGACCCGGCACGGAGGCGATCCCGTGGTGGATCGCGTTCTCGACGAGAGGTTGGAGGATCAGATAGGGGACGAAGACCTCCAGCGCGCCCGGATCGATTTGCCGTTCGATGGTCAAGCGTCCCCCGTAGCGGGTCCGCTCGATCAGCAGGTACCGGTCAAGAAATTCAAGCTCCTGGCGCAGAGGGACCTCCTGTGCGTTCCCGTACTCGAGCACAAACCGGAGAAGGTCGCTCATCTGACCGAGCATTTCTTTGGCCGACGCCGGATCCTCGTCGATGAGGACGCTCACGGCATTAAGCGCGTTGAAGAGGAAGTGGGGTTGGAGCTGCATTTTCAGCGCCTGAAGTTTCGCCTCCGCCAGTTCCGCCTCGAGTTCGGCGGTCCTTTTTCCGCGCTCAAGAGCCAGCTGGTAATAGTCGTAGGCATACGCGAGCACCACGATAAAGCCGAAACTGAGGAACCTCCAGGCATAGTTGAGGCCCAGCAGCGTTGAGAGGAACTCCTCCGTGTTGCGGATCGTGACTCCCGTGGCGAGGCCCGGGACGAGCAGCGTAAGGCCGATATAAGCTGCGGCATGGACAAAGGTGAAGACGAGGCCCATCCCCACCAGTTGAAGCGCGACCCCGAAGGAGAGTTTCGTCTTGCTCGAAAGGAGCAAGGGAGGGATGGCGAGAACGATCCAGATAACGGAGAAAATCAGAAGGTCCAGGAGAGAATCAAAGATCTCGGACGGTTTATTCTGCTGGAGATCGAGAATCGTCCGCTGAACGGCGAACATCGAGCAGGTCAGCAAATACATGCCGGAGACAAACCGCCAGCGCTGCCAGTTGAATCGTGTAAGAGTCGTCGCGTTCATGGTGATTGTCGAAGATAGGGAGATTCGGGCCGATTCGCAACGACCCGTGCGACAAACCGGTGCGCCGGCGCGACGAATCGTCCGTGTTTCACTTCGGCCAAACTCCTTTCCACCTCGTCATGCTGACATGCTCCTGGTCAGCATCTTTAAACGCTTTTAGAAAGATCCCAACCGGGAACATGTCGGGATCTTCGCAAAATCCTCCCAACCACGCGCCGCATGCCCGACACGCTTCGCCGCATGCCCCAACCCCCCGGCGATTTGTGATCGGATTTTCTCCCGGCTTTCGGTACGTATGGAGTGATGTAATTCCATTCGTCCGAGCTCAAAGGAGAAGAACCGATGCAGTTTACCCCCAAGCCCTTGAAGTTTCTCAAGATAATGCCGCTATTCTCGAGAGCGATAATTCCGGCATCGGCATTCATGTTGTTGGTGCTCGTAATGGCCGCGCGAACCGAAGCCCAGCAATTCACCAGAGTCGAATCGGGTGCGCCTTCGGAAGACATTGCCGCGTCGCGCAGCGTCAATTGGATCGATTTCAACGGAGACGGCTACCTGGACCTGTTTGTCTCGAGAGGGAAGCAGGGTGGACAGGACAACATTCTCTACCGGAACGACGGCCCGCCGCTCTATGGCCTCACGCGCATGGACACGCTCATTGTTTCGCTCGACAACCAGCCCTCGGACGGAAGCAGCTGGGGAGATTATGACAACGACGGAAATCCCGATCTCTTCGTGGTCAACTGGTACGACCGGAACAATATGCTCTATAAGAATCTCGGGAACGGAACCTTCGCGCAGATCTTCTCCGGAACCCCGGTGAACGATCACGGGTATTCCGAGACATGTTCCTGGGGCGACTACGACAACGACGGGCTTCTCGATCTCTTCGTGACGAACAGCGCAGGCGGGCTGAAGAATTTCCTTTACCGGAACCTCGGGAACGGTCAGTTCGATCGAATCACAACGGGGGTGATTACACAGGATAGCGGACCCTCCCGGGGAGCGAATTGGATCGATTACGACAATGACGGCGATCTCGATCTGTTCGTGGTCAACGAGAACAAAAAGAGCGAATTTCTTTACAAGAACATGAGGGTCGAATCGGGGGTCGACACCTTTCAAGCCATCACCGCCGGTCCTCTCGTGACGAGCGGAGGATCGTCCTGGAGCGCAAGCTGGGGGGATTTCGACAACGACGGGGATCCGGACGTCTTCATCACGAATTTCGGCGATGCCCCCAGTTTTCTATTTCAGAACGACGGCAACGATTCATTCACCCGTCTCTCGATGGGAACGCTGACGTCAGACACCGGACATTTTGCCACGGCCTCGTGGGTTGACTTTGATAACGACGGAGACCTCGACCTGTTCGTGACGACCGCTTACTCGGGAGGCGCCACGACAAACTTCCTTTACATAAACCAGTTGATGGAGACAGGAATACCGGCTCTCGTCAAGGTGACCGGCCAGCCGCTGGTCGAGGAGCTCGGGTACTGGTACGGAGTGAGCTGGGGCGACTACGATGAGGACGGAGACCTTGATGTCTTTGTCGCCGGCACCTTCGGCGAGAACAGCAAGAGTATCCTCTACAAGAATGACGGAAATTCCAACCACTGGCTCACGCTCGACTGCATCGGAACGGTATCGAACCGTTCCGCCATCGGCGCGCGCGTGAGAGTGAAGGCGACCATCGGAGGGAACCCCGTCTGGCAACTCAGGCAGGTCGAGGGGCAGAGCGGATACTGCGGCCAAAACCTGCAGCTCCATTTCGGGCTCGGGGACGCGCCGGTGATCGATTCACTGAAAATTGAGTGGCCCTCAGGTCTGGTGGAAGCTTATAGAACCGTTGGCGCAGACCGGCATCTCACGATTGCGGAGAACGACTCCACACCTCCGATTCTCTCAGATCCTCCATCGGGTTCTGAGCGTGTCCCGGAAGGGGCGGTCGTCCACTGGCATAAGTCGTACTATCCAGCCCCTTACCGCCTGCAGGTCTCCACGGAGGCAAGCTTTACGACCGGCCTTGTTGTGGATGATTCCAGCGTTACCGATACGATGAAGCCTCTGCCCGCACTCCCGGACAGGAAACGGTATTTCTGGAGGGTCCGGCCGGAGCGCACAATCCACAAGCATGCCTGGTCGGATACATGGTCGTTCGTCCTCGGTGCCTCCTCCTTTCAGTATTCCATGGCGCAATACTGGAACCTGGTTTCTCTGCCGGGTGTCGTGAATGATTCCTCGCGTGTCTCGGTTCTTCCCCCTTCATCGGGACCGGCATACGGGTATGATGGATTATCCTATCTTCCGCAGGATACGCTGACGCGCGGGAGGGGATATTGGATACGTTTTTCTCAGCCGGCCCCGGGCGAGGCTCTCGGGGATCCGTTCGGAGCTGACACGATCCCCGTGTATGAAGGGTGGAATCTCATCGGTTCGACGAGTACCCCCCTCTCCGTGCTGAACATCGCCTCCGACCCCGGATCGATGGCCACATCGAGATTCTTTGAATACTCCGGCGGCTATCGTCCGGCGGATTCGCTTCGTCCCTGGAGGGGGTATTGGGTCAAGGCGAGCCAGGACGGCAGCTTGATCCTTTCCGCCTCCCCGGCTGCATCCCAATCAGCGCGGATCAGAATTGTTTCCGCTTCAGAGACTCCACCTTCACCCCCGGGAGGAGCGGATGATGAGGCGGTGGGGGATCGACCGACAATGTTTGGGCTTCAGCAGAACTATCCCAACCCATTCAATCCTACGACGAGGATCTCCTATAGTCTGGCGCGACGTGTACACGTCACGCTTGACGTCTACGACATGCTCGGGGTGAAGGTATCGACGATCCGGGAGGGGGATGAGGAGGCAGGCACTCACGATGTCGTTCTGGACGGCAGCGCCCTATCGAGCGGAGTGTACTATTATAGGTTGCAGGCCGGAGAGTACACGGAAGCGAAGAAACTACTGCTTATTCGCTAATTTCCCAAGGGGTGCAAGCTCCGGCTGTGACTCGGTTTAGTCGTCTCTCTCCACCTCGTCATGCTGACATGCTTTAGGTCAGCATCTTATCTCGTTCCCACGCTCCGCGTGGGAGCGAGCGCGACCTGAAGGTCGCGCCTACCGACGCTTCGGGCTTGGAGGCCGCAGCCTTCAGGCTGCGTTTGTTCGGTTCGACAGGTCGCCGGACGTAGGGGCGACGCATGCGTCGCCCGAAAGGGTCATCGTATCATCTGAGCTTCCGGGCGGGGCATGCCCCGCCCCTACAAGGGCACGCGACCTAAAGGTCGCGCCTACCGACGCTTCGGCCTCGGTAGCCGCAGCCTTCAGGCTGCGTTTGATCGGTTTGACGGGTCGCCTGACGTAGGGCGAGGCATGCCTCGCCCGTCAAGACGGCTGTGCAAATCAATTAGAGAGTAGATTCGTCAGGTAGGTTCTGGAGTTACAACTGCGAAACAAAAAAGCAGAGCTAAGACCTCTGCTTTTGATGAAACCATTAAATATCAATACTATTTACTGACCATCTGTCGGTGCCCGGAGCAGGACTTGAACCTGTACGCCGTTGCCGGCACTAGACCCTGAATCTAGCGCGTCTGCCAATTCCGCCATCCGGGCTTGAAACTAAACCTGCTTACACCATCTTCTTCTGCGCCAATTCGTACGTTCGGGGCCAATCCTTGCATGCTGGGTACAAAAAGAGCCGCGTGGGGTGTACCGGCGTGGTGCAGGAGATTTTTGGTACACAATGGTACCAAATTTTGCGCTCATTATCAACCACCATTGATATTGGGCAGTGGGTGAATTTCAACCGCCGAGCACAAAACCGCAGCCTAAAGGCTGCGGCTACCAAGTCCAAAGCGTCCGAATCCGCCTTCCGCCGCGGAGCGGCGGAACGAGATCCGGGGTATCGGTAGCCGCAAGCTTTAGCTTGCGGGTTTTTGATCGAGGAGCTGTGGCATGGCGGGAAAAAGACCGCAGCCTGAAGGCTGCGGCTACCAAGAGAAGGCCGCAGAGGTAACGGTAGGCGCGACCTTTAGGTCGCGTGCCCGCAGCCTAAAGGATGCGGCTAAAAGCGTTGGAAGATGCTGACCAGGAGCATGTCAGCATGACGAGCTGGAGAGATAGACGGCCAAACTGAGGCGCTACCTTTTTCCACTTGACGTTTTCCCCGAAACTCTTTATCTTCCCGCGTTCACCACCCACCATCAATCCGGAGGAGCCATGCAGCGATCGATCGTTCTTCTATGCGTTATCCTTCTTGCGGCCGGAACTCTCAGGAGTCAGGGCGTAACGACCGCCTCGATGTCCGGCATCGTCACAACCGACCAGGGCGAACCTCTGCCCGGCGCGAATGTCGTGGCTGTCCACGAGCCGACAGGAACACGGTTCGGAACTTCCACGCGTATAAACGGACAGTTCGACATACCCAATATGAAGATTGGCGGGCCATACACCCTCACCGTTACTCATATCGGTTACAAGAGCGACAGCAAGAAGGATCTCTATCTCAGCCTGGCACAGAGCTTGCGCTCGGATTTCCAGCTCGTCGAGGAAGCCGTCCAAGGGAGGGAGGTCGTCGTCACAGCGGACACCGATGCGGTCCTCAACAGCGGCAGGACTGGAGCGGCGACATTCATCACTCCCAGCCAGGTGCAGGAGCTGCCTTCGGTCAAGCGCAGCACCCGGGACCTCACGCGGGTCGATCCCCGGAGCGACGGAAACTTCAGTTTCGGCGGAAAGAACTGGCTCTATAATAACATCTCCCTCGACGGATCATATTTTAACAATCCGTACGGCCTTGACGACCCCGCCCCCGGCGGCCAGACGGGCGCCGAGCCGGTTCCCTTCGATGCCGTCGAGCAGGTTCAGGTGTCTGTGGCTCCCTTCGATGTGCGCGAGGGGGGATTTACGGGCGCAGGGATCAACACCGTCACCAAGAGCGGAACAAATGAGATCATGGGTTCGATGTACAACTTTTACAGAAACGCAGACCTCGTCGGGAATTCGGTGCGGGGAAACAAGGTATTGGCAAATCCCACACTCGCATTTCATCAGTCCGGCTTTACGCTCAGCGGCCCGATCGTTCCAAACACCCTCTTTTTCTTCATGAACGGAGAAGTCGTGCGGAGGGAGGACCCCGCATCGGACTTTGCGGCGAATCATGGACAGTCCGGATTCGGCATCTCGCGGGTGCGGGCGTCCACCATGGACTCCATTCGCCAACGGATGCTCGACGTCTACGGATACGATCCCGGCCCGTACGAGGGGTACAATCATTCGACCGACAACGACAAGTTCCTCGCCAAGCTCGACTGGAACCTGAACGAGGACAATAACGTGACGCTCCGTTTTGATTATCTGAACGGGCGGCGCGAGCTCGGCCCCCACCCCTTCGTTCTGAGTTACGCCAACACGGGACGCGGACCGAATGAAAACAGCCTCCCGTTCCGGAACTCCGGGTACCGCATCAACAATCATCTCAATTCGTTCGCGCTCGAAACAAACAGCCGGTTCGGGACGATGGCGAACAGGTTCTTTGCAAGCTACAACAGGTTCCGGGATTTTCGCGATCCCTTCAGCAGGCCCTTCCCCACGATCGAGATCGGACAGGACGGTGTCACGTATACGACCCTCGGGCATGAACCCTTTTCGATCGACAACACGCTCGACCAGGATGTCTGGCAGTTTACGGACAATTTTACCTATTCCGCCGGCCAGCACGTGTTGACGCTCGGCGGCAACTTTGAGAAGTTCTCGTTTTTCAACTCGTTCAACCTCTTCCGGTACGGAGTCTTCTTTCTCCCTCCGTCGATAGGGGGTTCGACGTTCGATTCTCCCGCGG
This is a stretch of genomic DNA from Bacteroidota bacterium. It encodes these proteins:
- a CDS encoding histidine kinase yields the protein MNATTLTRFNWQRWRFVSGMYLLTCSMFAVQRTILDLQQNKPSEIFDSLLDLLIFSVIWIVLAIPPLLLSSKTKLSFGVALQLVGMGLVFTFVHAAAYIGLTLLVPGLATGVTIRNTEEFLSTLLGLNYAWRFLSFGFIVVLAYAYDYYQLALERGKRTAELEAELAEAKLQALKMQLQPHFLFNALNAVSVLIDEDPASAKEMLGQMSDLLRFVLEYGNAQEVPLRQELEFLDRYLLIERTRYGGRLTIERQIDPGALEVFVPYLILQPLVENAIHHGIASVPGPGTIGITARRRNGQLELSVRDTGPGMRGTSRAGSGMGIGLTNTRARLQHLYGSDHTLTMSALDEGGFVVEIVLPFRPRPETTPS
- a CDS encoding DUF4398 domain-containing protein, with translation MKQTRNIIGFILVGAAMLFLFGCSQPPKEEEQAARVALDSARTAEAPAYAANEWTDADQGMTAAEAKMESKDYDEAKRLFLDAHAKAEIAIDAAARGKAQLTTEVDQLKEATQKKVDAVKADLKKAQKKLPKKTASSIAATLGEAETDNADANQLISTGKLIDGKAKLVMASGKADEAASALASAIAPKHPAKKAVKHVAKKTSKKSAKKPVKHTVKKRK
- a CDS encoding FG-GAP-like repeat-containing protein, giving the protein MAARTEAQQFTRVESGAPSEDIAASRSVNWIDFNGDGYLDLFVSRGKQGGQDNILYRNDGPPLYGLTRMDTLIVSLDNQPSDGSSWGDYDNDGNPDLFVVNWYDRNNMLYKNLGNGTFAQIFSGTPVNDHGYSETCSWGDYDNDGLLDLFVTNSAGGLKNFLYRNLGNGQFDRITTGVITQDSGPSRGANWIDYDNDGDLDLFVVNENKKSEFLYKNMRVESGVDTFQAITAGPLVTSGGSSWSASWGDFDNDGDPDVFITNFGDAPSFLFQNDGNDSFTRLSMGTLTSDTGHFATASWVDFDNDGDLDLFVTTAYSGGATTNFLYINQLMETGIPALVKVTGQPLVEELGYWYGVSWGDYDEDGDLDVFVAGTFGENSKSILYKNDGNSNHWLTLDCIGTVSNRSAIGARVRVKATIGGNPVWQLRQVEGQSGYCGQNLQLHFGLGDAPVIDSLKIEWPSGLVEAYRTVGADRHLTIAENDSTPPILSDPPSGSERVPEGAVVHWHKSYYPAPYRLQVSTEASFTTGLVVDDSSVTDTMKPLPALPDRKRYFWRVRPERTIHKHAWSDTWSFVLGASSFQYSMAQYWNLVSLPGVVNDSSRVSVLPPSSGPAYGYDGLSYLPQDTLTRGRGYWIRFSQPAPGEALGDPFGADTIPVYEGWNLIGSTSTPLSVLNIASDPGSMATSRFFEYSGGYRPADSLRPWRGYWVKASQDGSLILSASPAASQSARIRIVSASETPPSPPGGADDEAVGDRPTMFGLQQNYPNPFNPTTRISYSLARRVHVTLDVYDMLGVKVSTIREGDEEAGTHDVVLDGSALSSGVYYYRLQAGEYTEAKKLLLIR
- a CDS encoding carboxypeptidase regulatory-like domain-containing protein, giving the protein MQRSIVLLCVILLAAGTLRSQGVTTASMSGIVTTDQGEPLPGANVVAVHEPTGTRFGTSTRINGQFDIPNMKIGGPYTLTVTHIGYKSDSKKDLYLSLAQSLRSDFQLVEEAVQGREVVVTADTDAVLNSGRTGAATFITPSQVQELPSVKRSTRDLTRVDPRSDGNFSFGGKNWLYNNISLDGSYFNNPYGLDDPAPGGQTGAEPVPFDAVEQVQVSVAPFDVREGGFTGAGINTVTKSGTNEIMGSMYNFYRNADLVGNSVRGNKVLANPTLAFHQSGFTLSGPIVPNTLFFFMNGEVVRREDPASDFAANHGQSGFGISRVRASTMDSIRQRMLDVYGYDPGPYEGYNHSTDNDKFLAKLDWNLNEDNNVTLRFDYLNGRRELGPHPFVLSYANTGRGPNENSLPFRNSGYRINNHLNSFALETNSRFGTMANRFFASYNRFRDFRDPFSRPFPTIEIGQDGVTYTTLGHEPFSIDNTLDQDVWQFTDNFTYSAGQHVLTLGGNFEKFSFFNSFNLFRYGVFFLPPSIGGSTFDSPAEFFQYTDPSDTSKFLNWNAQTAAADKSPFKGEDISAGQLSFYGQDEFLATRELSLTYGLRVDIPIYFTTPVDNPFSRSLLSLDGDGNPETIDQSKLPSAKPLFSPRVGFNWNASGDRTTQVRGGTGIFTGRIPFVWFGNNISNPGFNPNLPPWEQTFYVNAMATDFKWPQAWTNNIAVDHMLPGDLLGTLEFLYSKDINAVYLRNGNLGAPIGKVSVDGRPYYPSAQLNPSIGGLFVIDNTSEGYNWNVTGQLRKTFDFGLHTSLSYTYLEAKNQMKSTEIASVLWSGNPVQGNPNKPELSFSEFGERQRIIGTATLRHVWSEHLATSFGVFFEVAEGNTFAGAGGNRYSFTYSGDVNNDGSGGNDLMYIPRDQSEITFAPYTDKNGNTVTAAQQWASFDAFIRQDDYLNSHRGQIAERFGALNPWFSNVDFRVLQDITFMFSGQPHTFELSADILNAGNLLSSSWGVRSAASAAATTPLVLARVDNPSPGVYNPVFNYKALAPTTFTDDPGLNSRWQIQLGLRYMFNH
- a CDS encoding LytTR family DNA-binding domain-containing protein; this translates as MSEPRLKALIIDDEPLARKGIRSLLRNEPDITIAGECADGLEAVEEIQNKRPDLVFLDVQMPGLDGFGVIEAIGADKMPVIVFVTAYDLHALRAFQVHAIDYLLKPLNAARFREALDRARRMATTSRPDDLGAKMLDLLESVKPRGERYTERFIIRSLGRVTVLPVGDVEWIQAEGDYVELHSLHGKKHLLREKISALEESLDPSVFVRIHRSSIVRIDRIRELRPHFNGDHAVYLQDGTRLSLSRTYRKRAFQSLEKPLRR